The Helianthus annuus cultivar XRQ/B chromosome 15, HanXRQr2.0-SUNRISE, whole genome shotgun sequence genomic sequence ACttcatggaatcatttgtgattgatcataagtaaatttgagtaaaggcgaatatcatagtatcctctgacctgagatacatattgggtcttgatattcaccaaatattatacTTTGACTTGGTTCTTTGCTGTTCTGAAACATGGCAGTACATAAGTCcaagctcaggtgtggtacaaggtgattgtgagagacgtatgtagtcaagatgggatttgttcctcttatttgttgagagtaagatgtctaaggcctgctaaagttaaatcaacagagaatgaTCACTCTATGTCTTTAGATttgacatgacatctgtaacaaaaggataaatgatagattcacctaaatcatgttcaagtaagggacttgaatgggatgatgttattgaatggcacttcgtcatacgtattaggggtagtaaactATTGTTAGGCGGTATTTACTACTTGcgtcaatcttctatgtatcttgtgcaagtgggagattgttggaatcGGTATGCCCAAGAcaatattaaattgatgtggctagtacgttatgatccaagtcgggtcatacccaataacaagctagacaaacacttataatatttatttatgatatgatcaaacaaataaatattaacacttagaatatttagaatttttttttttaaataatagcaCTTGAggaactaataaattatatggataacttattttgagagaatattttattttgttatttaatgggttaaataacattataTTAGATTATATAAGATATATGGATATCTTGCAAATCTTACAACATCTCACACAATCCAAGATTAGATTATGTAAGATATATGGATATCTTGCAAATCTTACAAGATCTCACACAATCCAAGATTAGATTATGTAAGATATATGGATATCTTGAAAATCTTACAAGATCTCACATAATCCAAGATTAGATTATGTAAGATATATGGATATCTTGCAAATCTTACAAGATCTCACATAATCCAAGAAAGGATCTTGCAAGAGATTATATATACGGATGATTTGGTGAGAATGAAAGATATAGAGATACACACTAAAATTCAAGTGCAAGAACACCTCTTTTGCTCtcaaaatttttggccaagtgtGGTTGATCAAGAGGTGTTCATAAGTGAAAATCCTAGCAATCATAAAGTGCTTTGTTGGAGGCTTGGGGTATACTAGCTTGAGGCTTTCTTGTTTGAAGGCTACCATTCTAGAAACATCATCTCCTTCATATCTCTTGCTATTTGGAAGGTAGCATTCTTATAACACCCTATGGTTGcaattttgatagcatgcatatTCATATATGgatccagtttttttttttggttttacatataaaatgggttttatatcttgtaagtaacatgttttaaataatattttccgctgcgtttttattttataCGGATAAAATACTTTGATAAATATGTGAAAAATCCAACACATATAACTCAGCTAGCTTAtcagagctatgagtctccttgatgggtaagaaatgagctgacttagtcagtctgtaaactatgacccatattgtctCATTTCCATGtcttgttttaggtaacttggtaatgaaatcaatggttaccatttcccatttccacgtgGGAAGTTCTAATTGTTGTCGTAATCATGACGACTTTTGATGTTCAACTTTAATCtgagcgcacgtcagacatttagctacgtGTGTGGCTATGGATTTTTTCAAACCCATCCACCAATAGTtggcctttaaatcttgatacattttgtcaccCCCAGGGTGTAATGAATATCTGGAGTTGTGAGCTTCTTGGAGGATTAGGTCTCTAAGTCCTCCATGAATAGGAACCCAAATCCTACCATTAAATATGAGGATTCCATCACTCCCAGGTGACAACTGATCAACAGTTGCACCTAATTTCTCATTTGGAAGGTTAGCCTCCAATACAGGTTCTTTCTgagcagctaacaacctttcattcaaactgttcttcagttCAATACTCTTGACATTTATCCAAATAGGTttaactctttcttttctgctcaat encodes the following:
- the LOC110913651 gene encoding uncharacterized protein LOC110913651 → MRQRRLMETLNDYDCEIRYHLGKTNVVADALSRKERVKPIWINVKSIELKNSLNERLLAAQKEPVLEANLPNEKLGATVDQLSPGSDGILIFNGRIWVPIHGGLRDLILQEAHNSRYSLHPGGDKMYQDLKANYWWMGLKKSIATHVAKCLTCAQIKVEHQKSS